The stretch of DNA ccccgacGCGCGcccccgtccgccgccgccgctctccgccgtcctgttctccgccgccccgcctcgctCGTCCGCGCTGCGggtgagcacttatcgtactaccatatatccattcatggggtggataaaccgattaccctctagttctaatcgttgatgcacggtcctagatgtgTGGCcgtagggctttgtagagaggcttaggggtgtccccggtggacctaggtaactctccacGCAagctaggcgtgatgttcaacggttacaacttgtcgggaaaggttgatgcgagtacccccttgcccaatgtgatcggttgggtgagtcgcatggtccttgcgtcgtgtgggtaaagatgtacgcccttgcaaggttaatgaatcaattcgaattgccgcgctctcggttacgagcaagctctttatcctacgaaATCTTCGTAGAAGTTGTGGTCAAGTGGTTGGTTTCTTGTTACCTCTTGTTGATACTTAGGAATTGAGTTATCTAATTAACTAAaatttgaggtgggttgggcaagctaattaaaatgctaggaggctaaatggtggaattagggagctcatgcttaattaatttacttaaccctaaagcctttttgtgagccttcgtatgcatttttcttgacctatttattcgcgtaagtcttgcgagtacctttgtactcatgttgctttattacactaagttgcaggtgagccggaagtggtgtttggccatttctaccccgccgaacccggcacgggcgaggaataggccaatatggtcaatggtgtccttgagcaagacgccattaatattatctatcgttatattttccgctgcgtatCGTACTTGGGGTTATCATGATAAACATTAAGCTTTGTGGTTCTTATCTCTTCTATGTTACtgtgagcccgaggcttgtatcctttattgaaccttaaatttcagatttgaaacTTTCCCTTATGTCATTGTTGTAATGGTTAATGGCTTAATTTTGTATTAaaaattgctctttgtggatcaatGGTGATGTATGAGCCtgtgacggtatgtgcataTGCGTGATCTTAGGCATGTGTTGGAGCACATACGgggactaccgggtttaatATTATTTTCGGTGAAAAGTTAAGTTGGTTCTTGGgaatttagatgtgggttaacccgtggcACGCTATTGGTGCGAGCGCGAGTTAAATCTCATTTTCATGATAAGGACCGACGGTGATATTAAATTGGACTGTTCTCGCAAAATATCCGGCCAAGATGATGAGGTGAAGTGAAAGCGACCGGTGACGGCTGAGGCCGACAGCTCCGGAGCCCCGTCGCCTCTTTTAACCGCCCGTCCGCCCCGCCGTCTCGCGCCCGTCACAGGTCGTCCACGCCCACGCGCGCCAGTAGTCTTGCCAATGGACTCGTCGCGTTCCCCCaacctgctcctcctcctcctggccGCCGTCCTCGCCCCGTCGTCGGCGGGGGTCATCCGGCTGCCGAGCGGGaaggcgggggcgcgggcctgCGCGGCGCCGCCGGACCCCGCCGCGTACGACCGCCCCGTCATCGGCATCGTCTCGCACCCGGGGGACGGCGCGGGCGGCAGGATCAGCAACGGCACCGCCACCTCCTACATCGGCGCCTCCTACGTCAAGTTCGTCGAGGCCGCCGGCGCGCGGGTCATCCCGCTCGTCTACAACGAGCCCGAGGAGCGCCTCCTCGAGGTGCGTGCTTtgcactctctctctctctctctctctctctctctctgcccaTTCTCCCCCCTGTCATCGCGTCCTGGATAAGCAACACGTCGTCGAGTTCTTGCAGAGATAGTCTTGCTGTGCTTGCAAAGCAAACATTTTTTTAAAGGATCAAACATTTCATCGGCAGCAACCTAGTTATATTACATGATTTTCCAAATGGTAGGGGCCGAAGAACTTTACCAAAATCTAATGCCAAATCCATATTTATATAGTCAAAAAATAAATTAGGAGCATAGGGGGCCCATGGCCCCTGCCACTCTGCCAAACCCGAACTAGCTCCGCCACTAGATATGGTCCACTTACCAAAGCGCAGGCCAATTCTGATTCCTCACTAGTTTGCCTACAGCACTCCCTTGAGTTCACCTAACTTTCCAAAGCGTTGTCTGACGCCCCTGAACATTTGGAGGTGCTCGATTCCTGATTATTCAGGCAAGTGTCGAAATTGCTTGATAAACATGTCTGGTAAGACTTGTTGCTGATGGAGTGACCAATCACAAATTGAGTTCTTTGGTGGAGCGATCGCTGGATGTGTAAGCAACCCACTAAACCAGTATTGTATTGTATAtattttttagatctaaatAGGGTCCACAAGCATTAGGTTATGCAGAATTTGGCGTGAGCTGCTGAAGATTCTCGCTGTCTTTTTCAATCATGACTTCACATCAAAATGGCTATTGGCTTGTAAGTAATTGCTTGGTGGCCCTGCCTTTTAGTTTTACATATTACTCATTCCTGTTTTTTCTCGTGCAGAAACTGAGTTTGGTGAATGGTGTGCTGTTCACTGGTGGATCAGAGAAGCAAGGTGTATATTTTGAGACAATCAAAAAAGTGTTTCAGGTAGATTGTGATTTTGAATACTCTTGCCTATCTCTAATCAATCTAAGACTACCAGCCAGCTAAGGCCATTGGCGTGGGCGCCTTGGCCTGGTTGGGCTGAACCACCCATAACACTCAATTAGTTGTCAAACAGTTTGGAGTTGACAGGTTCCTAAGTATGATTTGCTTCTAATGTTGTTAATTACAGTAGAACATATCACATTTCAGTATCATAACTTTGGATTATCTATTTTGGATGCCCAAGCCTGAAGGATATTCAACCAATTGATCACAATTTACTCTAACAGTTCCGCTTTCCCTTTTCAGTATGTTTTGGACAGGAATGACGCAGGTGAACCATTTCCTTTATTTGCTCAATGCCTAGGCTTTGAGCTCGTAAGCATGATTGTCAGCAAGGTAACTTAACTTTTCACAAATTAGCAACTTACAAGTGTAATAATTGAAATATAAAAGATAATGTGCTAACATATTAGATTATTTTCTTTACGAAATCGATAAACTCATACACATTGGCAGTAAGAGTAATGTTTAGTTTTTTTTGTTGATAAAAAGAGTAATGCTTAGTTTGAAGTTAGAAGATTACCTTTGCTCGTCTGTTGTAAGGCACTGGAGCAAAGTGCGCTGCAGTCTTCTGTTCAATGAACGCACCACTATTCCTGTTGAGTTTGCCTTTCGTATTGTGCTAGGACAATAATATCTTGGAGACGTTTGACGCCCAGAATCAAGTATCTACTCTTCAGTTTCCCAGCTATTCTTTCAAGGGCACAGTGTTTCAAAGGTAGCTGCTTCATGCAACCATGTTCAAGCAAGTCTTTTATTTGCTACTTCTTGCTGAACATTTAGAAAGACAATCTTTGTTTGGTGAGTAAAATACACCGCCGGACCTTAAACTTGGCTCGGGGTGTCATCTAGGTCCCCAAACTTTCAAAATGCATATTTAGATCCTTGAACTTGCTAATCGTATCACATGAGGTCCAAATCACAGTTGTTTAAGCTAAATTGAAGGTTATATAATTGTTCAAATATAAAATTATATATAAAACATATACATGCAAAAAAAACATAACAAATTTACTTGTACAATAATGTTCAAATACAAAAGATCTGTATAAAAATTTTGTAGGAAAATGAAACTCATATGCCAAAAATTGTAAAGAAATTACaaaatagaaaaggaaaaatTTGGGGAAAACATTGGAAAAATATTCGGACATAAAGTTTTGAAACaaaatcttgtagagaatttcaaaaaaTATAAGAGTTGAGCGAAAAAATTTAAAATGTCACATATAAGCTCCACATCAGCATAAATACTTCCACTTTATAACTTAAAATGGTAATTTGGACGTCAAGTGACCCAATTAGTAAGTTTGTGGAGTTGAATGTGCATTTTGGAAGTTTGGGGACCTGGATGACATTACAAGCCAAGTTCGAGGACCGgcggtgcattttactcttGTTTGGTGCTATCTTATAGTGCAATATAAAGCATGTAGGAAAACTGTGGTTCAGCCAAACGGCATAAAATTATATCCGTGGAACTGCAT from Panicum hallii strain FIL2 chromosome 3, PHallii_v3.1, whole genome shotgun sequence encodes:
- the LOC112886673 gene encoding gamma-glutamyl hydrolase 2-like, with translation MDSSRSPNLLLLLLAAVLAPSSAGVIRLPSGKAGARACAAPPDPAAYDRPVIGIVSHPGDGAGGRISNGTATSYIGASYVKFVEAAGARVIPLVYNEPEERLLEKLSLVNGVLFTGGSEKQGVYFETIKKVFQYVLDRNDAGEPFPLFAQCLGFELVSMIVSKDNNILETFDAQNQVSTLQFPSYSFKGTVFQRFDSDLIEKVSSSCLVMQNHRYGISPKRLRENDELSSFFRVLTTSPDENGKVYVSTVQANKYPITCTQWHPEKAIFEWRKPMIPHSEDAIQVTQHFANHFISQARKSPNRPPADKVLDNLIYNYNPTFSGKISKSFEEVYIFS